In Thermoanaerobaculia bacterium, the genomic stretch CTTCGCGATTTCCAGTAGCAGACGGCGTAGTCTTTTCTTCTCCCGGAGCTCCGCTCGCGAGCGATCGTCTGCCGGTAGACGCTCGATAACCGCGGTCTACTCCTGCGGAAATCGCGAGGCGATTTCACGCAGTGCTTCTACGACGAACAGAATGGCACTGAGACCAAGTTGACACGGGAGTGGTCGTCCGCCCGCCGCGCAGGGTGCCTGTAACCCGTCCTCGGTCCGCGCCGGGCGACGACCCACGGAGCCGGTACCGCGACAGGACCCGTTCGCGGCTCTTGGCTCTCGCCGACTGCGTGAGTTATTCCTCCGGCAGCTCCGGCTGGATCAAAACTGTCGCGCGCACGCAAGTGCGCGCCGCCTCCAGACACTCCCATCAAGGAGCGCCGACCTTTGCGGGCGAGCGTCTGCCCGCGAAGTCGGAAATTTTCGGCGCGGGTGGCGCACGGCCGTTCCCTCTCGGAGCCGCCCGCCGCGCACGGTGCCTGTAACCCGTCCTCGGCCCGCGCCGGGCGGGCCGAGAGGGCGGCCGCGCGTCAGGACCCGCGCACCCCTTCCGATCTTCGCCGGCTGCGCGAGTGAGCCCTATTCTTCCGGCAGCTCCGGCTCTTCCTGCTTCGGGCGCTCGACTCCCGGCGACGTGAACTCGAGGATGAGGTCCGGCAGCGTCTCGGAGAACTGCGAGCGCGGAATCACCCGGTCCACGCCCGCCGCCCGGGCGCGGTCGGCGAGCGCCTTGTCCGTGTGGGAGAGGAAGCCGATCATCGGGACGGCCGCGGCGCTCTTGCCGAGCTTCTCGACCTCGTCGAGCACGGCGGGAGTCAGCTCGACGAACGCCGCGGCGGGACGCGCGGCGAGCGCCTTGCCGAGCTCGGCCGGGCTCGCGACGAAATCGACGGGAACCGAGAGGTTCCGGGCGGCGGCGTCGACCTTCGCGCGGAACATCAGGTCTTCGACGCGGGCGACGATGCGTTTCTCCCCCATGGCGCCTCCGTGTCTTTCAGAAAGTCTTGACGAGATCGAGGAGGTATCGGTTCAGGTAGTGCCGCCGGTCCTGCCGCCGCTGGAAGACGACGGACGGCCGGAGCATGACCTGCGGGAGCACGGTGACCGATACTCCGGCACGGTGGCCCACGTACCACGTGTGGAACCACCAGTCGTCCGTATTGTACGCCCCGACGATCGCGTCGCGGTCGACGTACTGATAGATGTCGAAAAGCTGGACGTCCCCCGGCGACCCCTCCCGGCCGATCCGAAGGGCCGCTTCGACCCCGTCCCGGTAGGCGCGCTCCGTCGCGGCCAGGTTGTGCGCCCAGTCGACCGAAAGGGAGATCGGGAAGCGCCCCGCGCCGACCCGGACGCGCGCGAGGGAGTCCACGATGCGGAAATCGTTCTCGTACGCGCTGCCCGGGGCGTAGCCGGGGAGGGCGTAGGCCGGAACGTTCTGGCGGATCCAGGCCTGCCCCGTGTTCTCGAGGTGCGTGAACCGCCAGTAGCTCTCGGACCAGTCGAGGGCCACGCTCTCCGGGTTCCCGAGCTCGATCGTCGCCTGCCCCGCCGCGATGTGCGACCGGTCGTGCTGCCGCTGCGGCCCGTAGAAGAAACCGGCCGTCGCGATCAGCGCGGAAAACGCGCCGAGCGGTAGCCGCCAGGCCGCCGAGCCGCCGATCACCTGGACGTCGTGGTCCCAGAACATTTCGCTCGTCCGCAACGGCATCCCGAACTGTCCGGCGAGGATCATGAAGGGACCGGGCTTGGCCTCGAGGTAGGCGCGGTCGAGGGCGAGGCCGTTGGAGCGGTAGTTGTCGAGCCTCGCGGCGTTCGTGCGGTTCGCGTCGGACCCGAGAT encodes the following:
- a CDS encoding putative porin, translated to MRRAAPAMAAAAIAWAALASAQAPTPPSAATAPPPEEEVYESPPAPQSRFELRWDALVRYDDIQLSKQAPAPNIYRWRTEIRPELDWVASDHFRLGVRVVGDLGSDANRTNAARLDNYRSNGLALDRAYLEAKPGPFMILAGQFGMPLRTSEMFWDHDVQVIGGSAAWRLPLGAFSALIATAGFFYGPQRQHDRSHIAAGQATIELGNPESVALDWSESYWRFTHLENTGQAWIRQNVPAYALPGYAPGSAYENDFRIVDSLARVRVGAGRFPISLSVDWAHNLAATERAYRDGVEAALRIGREGSPGDVQLFDIYQYVDRDAIVGAYNTDDWWFHTWYVGHRAGVSVTVLPQVMLRPSVVFQRRQDRRHYLNRYLLDLVKTF